The nucleotide window GGGTCATAACAGAGTCACAATGATTTTTCAATggtattaaaaagaaactaatACTATCCTACTGACCAATTAATATTATCCCACAGTAAATGTTAGAAACAACGATTGGAATATGACCGACGCACCCCCACTcgataataacataatattgcCAATGAACTTACGTGTATGTCATGAGCCATGACTTAATGAAATCACAGCTAGAGGTAAATAACTTGTTACTGTAAAAACAGAGTTGTCTACATACAGGGCAAGTTATGTCAAAGCTTGTCATAGTGGGAATATTAGACGTCGAAAAGCCACGTTTTATTGTAGGTTTTGTTGTAGGTCAACGTTGCATGTATTTGTGTGAACTCACTATCAGATAATATTTAGCATGAATCAAACGGCTATATTGATTATGTTCGACGTATGCAACTTACTGTTAATACttgtgaaaattaattttacaactcatttgaataattaaactatttttacagGAATACTTGTTGTTGTAAATTACCTAATAGAAGCATATCCTATAATCGTAATTCACCTTCGATTGTCAGAGGAAACTATTCGCAAGGGATACGCACGATTTCTGTTCATACGGTGCGCCTTATGGATAGTTACTACGtcaataataaagtaaaattctCAACCTTGTACCTATGTAAATAGGATTCATTTTAGATAAATGATGCAATGTTAAGACGAGGCTGTGTGGTCAGCCGTAGCATTGCACTACAGGTTCTTCGATTGGTTTTTACACTAGCAGGTAATGATATTCAAATAGGGCGGCACAGTAGGACTGTTTAGCATTGTTAATTCGATGTTTGtaatttttggtgctgtataaaAGAGCAAACAATTTGAAGAAGACATTATTAACTTACAATCGTTTTGATACAGTGGTGTGTAGAAGCGGATCAACAACGATGTCTCCACTTACGGTAAGCCAAGCAATGTATTGTACAAATGTACATACTAGAGGAAGAGATATTAGTATTGTAAATGACTtaaatgtattgtttttatttaaattaaaaatatttttcagattCTCTTTGTTATCGCTGCGGTGTATGGAGTGCTTGGAGAAGGTTCGATTGAATTCTTTTACTTAATTTGACAACTTCAagttcttatttattaatatttttattattagttattctGGAGTACCAAGAGCCAATATTTCAGCAATGGAATAAACACTttgaatgttatattttagtgaGATCCATATTAGATAATCTGTTTGTAAACAagatatcttctatatattcatacgtgaagcaaaaactttgtacccctttttacgaaaattgcgcggacggaggagtatgaaacaAGTGTTTCGCACACTTaacagtttatatagaaaagtgCAGAAcgctaatattaaaattatgcataaaaatacattaaatcaatttaaaaaaaaaaacattaaacacgTGTACTTGACTCACACGcctcaatcaaattgagaataggcaatagactatagattaatattgtttttactgaatgtcaaacataatagCTAATACCtaataagtacataattatatgtcctaaattataatttaaattaattataaactttcaaCTAAAACTTCATGAATGTTTTCTagattatttatgtttattgatttttgctAAATGTCATTGTTTTTTAACAGTGAGTAAAGGCAACCCCGTTGCAGATTCTCGTGCTGACCAAAGTGGACTTGTGTCCTACGCTTCTTCGGGCCTGGGTGGTTATGGACTCGGCGCAGGTGCTGCCGGTCTTGTTGGTCCCGCAGCTGGAGTCATCATCGGTGGACCTGGTCTCATTGGTGGAGGTGGCAATCTAAATAACGCTGCCGCCGTTGGTGCTGCTCAACTTAGTGCTATTCAAAACGCTCAGGCCGTGCAAGCTACACAGATCGCCAATGCTGCTGCTGCTGCCATTCAAGGTGCACGTGTTGCCGAGGCTGCTGCTAGAGCCGGACAAGCTAATGCTATCCAGAACGCTCAGGCATTAGATGCTGCTCGTATTGCTAATATCCAGAGAGCTCAAGCCGCTGCTTACGAAAATGCTCGTGCCGCTGATGCTGCAAGACGAGCTGCTGCAGCTTCAGCGGCGGAGGTCGCCCGCGCAGCTGAGGCTGAACGTTTTGCCAATGCTGCTCGCGTCCAAGCCGCCGCTATCGCTAACGCACGTGCTGTAGAGGCTGCACGTATCGCCAACGCTGCGAGAGCTCAAGCTGCTGCCGTTGCCACCAGCGCTGCCCAAGCTCAAGCTGTCGCTGATGCTGTTGCTCGCAATGCCCAGGATGGTGCTCTGTTGCTCGGCGGTGGAGCTGGTTGGGCCGGTAACGTGATTGGCGTTGCACCAATCGCTGCTGGCGGTTACAATCTTGTCGGTCTTGGAGGATATGGGCTCGGCTATGGACTCGGAGGAGGTTACGGCCTCGGCTATGGCCATGGTCACAAGTAAAAACAATCGACTTCTTAGTGATAATATTGAATGATGTATTAGTGATGACACCAATTGATCTagatagaaaaattaaatttctttatccATTTCGTCACATTCCAAGGAAATGGTTAGCGgcatattgttattataattaagaattcgctgtgtaaatatattatagaaatacaTACCATTGCATCAAGTGTATTGACTTTTAATTAAACCAAAGAAAACCACCCATAAAGTTTTCTaacgtaaaaaaatcttatgGCGTTTAAATCTTCGTTTTCATTGAATTGCTACAGGTACTATTAGAAAATATTCATAACagaagcatttttatttatttaaaaagaaaaatattgtttatgtacTTAGAATTTTGTTTTGTAGTTTCCTGTTGATGAAAATTGTGTGAgtcttttgaaatataaaagggaagcaacttaaaactTGATTTTCTAAATgcattaatatttcaattattttactcATAAGGCATTCAATCTACGCTAAATGGAAATATATCCTGTGGGTTTATAGCTTTAAAATTCTATGTATGACTCTCAACATATTACATTATTCAACATTTTCTAAGTAATCTACGCAAAAgtattataagtttaaaaatgaataaaatgttgtataaaaaatatagtaaaaaataaatgaaatatattattggCCATTTGAAGAAGCAACTATGTATGAAGTGCGATCTCCCGACTGCAATGTTTGCGAAATCTGCTAAGAAAAGCCGAAAGCAAAATTAAGGGTGATTCGGATACAAAATAATGGGTAGTTTGAGtgaaattaacatttatatttctatgtgttttgttaaaaaatgagaattcatattatcattaaatttagtaaatgaaaatactaaaattcattaaatagcGTCGATATTTACTAACTAGATAAGTAgataaacaattaatattttatttaggtttAGTTTTGAGACTGACACAaacataaaatatctaaaaatgaaTTTGTTATACAGATGCTTATTGTATTAAAAGTTCGAGAGAATCTGCTTTTTATTCACGATTTTAGTtgtgtgctcgcgacttcgtctgcgtggaatcggacaaaaagttattgttcagttcgcagagttacaaaataaatataatttctaaaataaaagctatctgccagtgaaagtcctgtcaaaatccgtccagcagtttcagatattagccggaacaaacagacagacaggcagacaaaattgtaaaaatgttattttggtatatgtaccgtgtatacatctacgagtatatgcatttagtaaaaagaggcTGTTTTAATACAAcgaagacactccaattttatttatttgtgtaaatgAAGATGACTACTTCAttctaaagaaaataatataacattaggATACGATTATGTCACTCTTATTACGTGAATTTCTTTTTCTCgttataaaaattgtgtttgctcgcaaacgaaaaaaaaaaccgacttcaattacatcgacgagtattacaacgtagatcgacgaaaaaatagtcaagtaactacgcgttattaaagattactcaaaaagtagttatcagatctcaataaaatttatatgtgaccacatgataaacatcagctttcgattaaatcaaaaattatcaaaatctgtttaccctgtaaaaagttattgcggattttcgagagtttctctcgatttctctgggatcccatcatcagatcttggtttccttatcatggtactaaactagggatatcctctttccaacaaaaaaagaattatcaaaatcggtacatctagtagaaagttatgcggtataatacaacggaggtcaacgaaaaaatcgtcaagtaaaaacgcattattagatataactcgaaaagtagttttagatctcaaataaatttaaatgggaccaattggcacacaccacctttcggttaaaacaaaatttgtcgaaatcggtccacccggtcaaaagttctgatgtaaaatacataaaaaaaaaaatacagtcgaattgagaacctcctccttttttggaagtcggttaaaaaaaatagttttcgaACTACGATGTCACTCCGTTGATTTCCACCTCTCAGCACACTCCGACAGTGCAGAAGTACTAGAGCTCAAGATTATGCACACTGTCTACCGACTTGTCTCCAACATTGAAAAATCGAAATCTGAGAATTTAATTAGAAAAACGGTTATAGCCTTTTACCTAAAAACAGCAGACTGGGTAGTCCTACACAATTTACTATATAcgtataaaaactacaaaaatcaaatttgaaataaataggcTATTTTTGCTGCTCTGTTTTCTTACGCTTAGagatcaaaatattataatataagtaattcttttcatttttgttCTGAATTTTCATTCTAAATAgtatttcataatatatttgaatagataaataataataatagtagtaagctttatttcaaataaacatttaacaaaTGGTACCAATTgcaaaaatttacttattatacaaatggtttaattacattaaaaaaaatgagttcagATTTATCATCCTATATGGATTATAAGTATAATCTATGTTTAGGATGATTAGCCAGCCTTCTAACCTAATTTTGTTTGATAAGtttaatttgtgagttatatgtAGAAATACGAAATTATTTAAGCATTATGATATATCTGAAAGCTGTTTTAAGTCAAAtccaattttaataaagtacttTGAAGTCCGACTTTGTGTATAAAAACGCGTTATTTGATatcaaatatgtaatttattagtaaaaaaaactcGATTGTGGTCTAATAAAAGTTGCCCACCGGTATAGATTATTTCacgccgaccgatggcgggataaccatccaactgctggctttgaaattcacaggccgaagacgggcagcagcgtcttcggtgcgacaaagccagtactgcggtcaccaacccgcctgcccagcgtggtgactatgggcaaaacacatgagttcacgttatttttggcgtaaacttgtggaggcctatgtccagcagtggactgtataggctgtaatgatgatagattatttcaaaataaattataatgggTATACATAGGTAGGGCtacctatgtatattttttcataccactatgGTCAAAAACAAGTGTATGGTTTGTCTGATCAGAATGATCACGAGCACGATGCCGACCCTGCAATAACCTATTCATTTCCCTTTTCAAGTGTGTTATTTTGCTCGATTAATCTGACAGGTCGAATTTAGCCTAGATTTTAGTCTAGTTTTAGGAGGTCACTAGgactttacaaattaaaatggggtttgcattattaaaaattttgaaaaacactgaaataaattattccaTTCAAATCAAACAGATATTTCTGATGAAGTAAAGATAGTCATTTTTGATTTTGGACGCAAGTTGTCCTCGTCGTTTTTTCACAACAAGATTTgatatttagtaaattttatcaatattccttatttatattgtagagacaaactattgtttttaaaaataaatctgagTGGACTGTTTTGAGTGAATTAGAATATAAGaaagaacttttatttttaagaattaagcTTATAAAATTTCTAGTTTTTCTTGAGAATTTTATTTGaagacttaaaaatttaaatagtctTTAATATTCCAGAGATGGTTAAGTAATAcgtttataacaaatatatttcacGACATTTACATTCATgagtgaaaattttaataattaatagttgttATACTTTTGAAGAACATTTGGTATTCCGGTTTTAGTCATAAGGTGTAAAAACATGTCtaaaacgaaatttaaatgcaaataaataatttaatttacaagatTATTTAACTACCCACGACACAGCAAACTAATACTTACTACTATTTTATAACGatcattttactttttactttttcttgGAGTGTGATCAAGCGTTTAATTTCTCGCGTGTGTAGGTTATTTTTTCAGCAAAAATACgtaacaatattcaaatagaaCAGTATCGTAGCTCTGATTAGAATTTTAAATAGGTGAAGTTGTAACAATTTGGTATAGTATAAAAGTGCATGTAATTCGCAGATATATTCATTGTAATCTAACAGTTTACTTGAGTAGGATTCAATAACAAATTCTAAAAATGTCTCCACTTACGGTAAGGATTGAAAGAGTTACGGTATAATTATTATCCAAGatcaatatatatacataatttatttgttgtaatgtataaaaagatagctattaataaaattaaaaagtaaatataaaccTAATAAATGCTTTAAAATTCGATGAAaccatattttgttttatatacatatttaatctATTTAATCTCTACCCAGATTCTTGCTGTCATCGCTTTCGCGTGTAATGCACTTGGAAGTAgtaagtttctttttttaataaaatacttcacgtgttatatttatataattttaattcatgtTATTCAAAAAATGCTTATACAAATTACTTTACTATACTTTTTTCAATTGTAGGTATTAGACACAGCTCTTCTGCTGCGGACTCAAAGGCCGCGCAGAGTGGTTATGGTGGAGCTGTCATAGCTGCTCCAGTGGCAGCTACAGGCTATGAACTTGGCTCTGCTGCTGATGCCATTTCGGGCGGATCCGGAGTAATTGTGGATAGTGGAGCAGGATTAGCTACAGGAGCTGGTGTTGGCAGCAGTGCTCCATTGAATAATGCTGCTGCAGTTGGTGCTGCTCAGCTAAGTGCTATTCATAATGCTCAAGCGGTACAAGCTACTCAAATTGCCAATGCCGCTGCTGCCGCTATTCAAGGTGCCCGTGTTGCCGAAGTTGCTGCAAGAGCCGGACAAGCTAATGCTATCCAAAGAGCTCAGGCATTAGATGCTGCTCGTATTGCAAATATTCAGAGAGCTCGTGCTGCTGCCTATGAAAACGCTCGTGCTGCTGAGGCTGCCAGACGGGCTGCTGCAGCCGCAGCTGTTGAAGTTGCTCGTGCTATTGAAGCTGAACGCATCGCTAATGCTGCACGTGTACATGCCGTCGCTATTGCAAATGCGCGTGCGGTAGAAGCAGCTCGTATCGCTAACGCTGCAAGATCTCAAGCTGCCGCTGTCGCCTCAAGTGCCGCTCAGGCTCAGGCTGTTGCTGACGCTGTTGCAAGAAATGCAC belongs to Melitaea cinxia chromosome 17, ilMelCinx1.1, whole genome shotgun sequence and includes:
- the LOC123661399 gene encoding pupal cuticle protein 36-like; translation: MSPLTILFVIAAVYGVLGEVSKGNPVADSRADQSGLVSYASSGLGGYGLGAGAAGLVGPAAGVIIGGPGLIGGGGNLNNAAAVGAAQLSAIQNAQAVQATQIANAAAAAIQGARVAEAAARAGQANAIQNAQALDAARIANIQRAQAAAYENARAADAARRAAAASAAEVARAAEAERFANAARVQAAAIANARAVEAARIANAARAQAAAVATSAAQAQAVADAVARNAQDGALLLGGGAGWAGNVIGVAPIAAGGYNLVGLGGYGLGYGLGGGYGLGYGHGHK
- the LOC123661400 gene encoding fibroin heavy chain-like translates to MSPLTILAVIAFACNALGSSIRHSSSAADSKAAQSGYGGAVIAAPVAATGYELGSAADAISGGSGVIVDSGAGLATGAGVGSSAPLNNAAAVGAAQLSAIHNAQAVQATQIANAAAAAIQGARVAEVAARAGQANAIQRAQALDAARIANIQRARAAAYENARAAEAARRAAAAAAVEVARAIEAERIANAARVHAVAIANARAVEAARIANAARSQAAAVASSAAQAQAVADAVARNAQDGALLLGGGFANGGGAVVAAAPVAVAPVATAEVAFGGYNLGGYGNYGYAGKGHH